From one Cucurbita pepo subsp. pepo cultivar mu-cu-16 chromosome LG17, ASM280686v2, whole genome shotgun sequence genomic stretch:
- the LOC111779032 gene encoding 40S ribosomal protein S15a-2-like, which produces MGRRILNDALRAIVNAERRGKATVELKPISSVMSSFLKVMKDHGYINDFQVHDPQRVGRITVELQGRIKDCKALTHRQDIKAKEIEAYRIRTLPTRQWGYVVITTPEGILDHEEAIKRNVGGQVLGYFH; this is translated from the exons ATGGGTAGGAGGATATTGAACGATGCATTAAGAGCGATTGTCAATGCTGAGAGGAGGGGAAAAGCTACGGTGGAACTGAAACCCATTTCTTCTGTTATGTCTTCCTTCCTTAAAGTCATGAAAGATCATG gATATATCAATGACTTTCAAGTTCATGATCCACAACGAGTTGGAAGGATAACAGTTGAGCTGCAAGGTAGGATCAAGGATTGCAAGGCTCTCACCCACAGGCAGGACATCAAGGCAAAGGAAATTGAAGCTTACAGAATACGAACGCTTCCAACACGTCAG TGGGGTTATGTTGTGATTACTACTCCAGAAGGCATCTTGGATCATGAAGAGGCAATAAAAAGGAATGTTGGTGGTCAGGTTCTTGGATATTTTCATTAG